The sequence ACTAAAGCTATTGCAGGCACCAAGATTATGATATTGGTCCGTGGAGTCTTAGTTTTTATTCTAGCCCAGATTCTTTCCAATATGATTGGTTTAACAACTATTTCCTGGTTGATCAATCAGATCATCACCTACGGGGTGATTGCAGCGGTGGTTATCTTTTCACCAGAGATTCGAACAGGTTTGGAGCGATTGGGCCGGGCTACTGATTTCTTCTCCAATGCCCCTATCAGTGCGGAAGAGCAAATGGTTCGTGCATTTGTGAAATCAGTTGAATACATGAGTCCTCGTAAGATTGGGGCGCTTGTAGTGGTTCAGAGAGTGAGAACCTTGCAGGAATACATCTCGACAGGGATCCCTTTAGATGCTAAAATTTCGGCTGAATTGCTTATCAATATTTTCATTCCCAATACTCCCTTGCATGATGGTGCTGTTATTATCAAGGAAGACCGGATTGCTGTAACTTCAGCCTATCTACCCCTGACTGAAGATACCGGGATTTCCAAGGAGTTTGGAACGCGTCACAGAGCGGCAATCGGTTTGTCGGAAGTGTCAGATGCTCTTACCTTTGTGGTTTCGGAAGAAACGGGTGGAATCTCAATCACCTATAATGGAGTCTTTAAGCACGATTTAACCTTGGAAGAGTTTGAATCGGAGTTAAGAAGAATCTTACTTCCAAAATCAGAGAAAAAGCAAGGTCTGAAAGAGCGCTTGCTAGGAGGATTGAAACATGAGAAAAAATAGTCTATACATCATTTCTTCCTTCTTTTTCGCCTGCATTCTCTTTATCTATGCAACATTGACAAACTATCAGAATAGCAACAGTGCCAGACAGGTGCGGACGGAGACTTATACAAACACAGTTCTTAATGTCCCAATTGATATTCAGTATGACAGTGATCAGTATTTTATCAGTGGTTTTACATCTGAGGTGACGGTCTTTCTAACAGGGTCAAACAGAGTTGCTTTGGCGAGTGAGATGCAGGAAAGTACCCGCAAATTTAAGGTGACGGCTGATCTTTCTGATGCCAGTGTAGGAACCATCGAAGTTCCTCTAACCATTGAAAATCTTCCGAGCGGTTTGACGGCTGTTGCGACACCGCAAAAGATAACAGTGAAGGTCGGTAAAAAAGCAAAACGAGACAATGTCATTGTTGTGCCGGAGATTGACCCTAGTCAGATTGATTCTCGCGTGAAAATCGATACAGTTACTGTATCAGATGAAAAAGTAACGGTTATTAGTGATGAGGAAACCCTCTCCAAAGTAGATCGTGTCATTGCCATCTTACCGACGAGTGAACGGATAACTAGAAACTACTCGTCCTCTGTTCCTCTACAAGCAGTCGATAAAAATGGAAATGTCTTACCAAGCGTCATTATGCCGTTTGACACAACTATGAAAATTACAACAAAAACAGCAACGTCTAGTTCAAGTAACTCGTCAACAAGTTCCTCAGAAGGCAGTTCGTCTTCAACGAGTTCAGAAACAAAATCAGATTCGTCTAAACAATAATAAATAATAGAAAAGGATGATAAATAAAATGGGTAAATATTTTGGGACCGATGGAGTCCGTGGAGAAGCAAACGTAGAACTGACACCAGAATTGGCTTTTAAACTAGGCCGTTTTGGTGGATATGTCCTCAGTCAACACGAAACAGAAGCCCCTAAAGTCTTTGTAGGACGTGATACACGTATCTCAGGAAAAATGTTAGAATCAGCCTTGGTGGCAGGTCTTCTCTCTGTAGGGATTCACGTCTACAAACTTGGTGTCCTTGCAACACCAGCAGTAGCTTACTTGGTCAAAACTGAGGGAGCTAGTGCGGGTGTCATGATTTCAGCGAGCCACAACCCAGCCCTTGATAATGGGATTAAGTTCTTTGGTGGGGATGGTTTCAAACTTGATGATGAAAAAGAAGCAGAAATTGAAGCCTTGCTAGATGCTACCGAAGACACTTTTCCTCGTCCAAGTGCCGAAGGTTTAGGAACCTTGGTGGACTATCCAGAAGGTTTGCGTAAGTATGAAGGCTACCTTGTTTCAACTGGAACGCCTCTTGAGGGAATGAAAGTGGCCTTGGACACAGCGAACGGTGCAGCGTCTACAAGTGCCCGTCAGATTTTCGCTGATCTTGGTGCTCAGTTGACAGTTATCGGTGAGACACCAGATGGTCTTAATATCAACTTGAATGTGGGTTCTACACATCCAGAAGCTCTTCAAGAAGTTGTCAAAGAAAGCCAGTCAGCTATTGGTTTGGCCTTTGACGGTGATAGTGACCGTTTGATTGCTGTTGATGAAAATGGTGACATCGTCGATGGTGATAAGATCATGTATATCATCGGTAAATACCTTTCTGAAAAAGGCCAGTTGGCTCAAAACACCATTGTGACAACGGTTATGTCTAACCTTGGCTTCCATAAGGCCTTGGAGAGTGCTGGCATTAACAAGGCAGTGACTGCTGTTGGTGACCGCTATGTCGTTGAAGAAATGAGAAAATCAGGCTACAACCTTGGTGGTGAACAGTCTGGTCACGTTATCTTAATGGATTACAACACAACTGGTGATGGTCAATTATCAGCTGTCCAATTGACTAAAATCATGAAAGAAACAGGCAAGAGCTTGTCTCAACTGGCATCAGAAGTGACGATTTACCCACAAAAACTGGTCAATATCCGAGTGGAAAATGCCATGAAAGAAAAGGCTATGGAAGTACCAGCCATCAAAACAATCATCGAAAAGATGGAAGAAGAAATGGCAGGGAACGGTCGTATCCTTGTCCGCCCAAGTGGAACAGAACCCCTCTTGCGCGTCATGGCAGAAGCCCCAACAACAGAAGAAGTTAACTACTACGTAGATACAATTGCTGCTGTTGTTAAAGATGAAATCGGAATTGACTAAAGCCTAGAAAACTAGATGAAATGATAAAAATGTGGTACAATTGCATAGTAAATTGTAGCAATGGGAGAGAAAAATGAATCTTAAACGAGAACAAGAATTTGTTAGCCAGTATCACTTTGATG comes from Streptococcus oralis and encodes:
- the glmM gene encoding phosphoglucosamine mutase; this encodes MGKYFGTDGVRGEANVELTPELAFKLGRFGGYVLSQHETEAPKVFVGRDTRISGKMLESALVAGLLSVGIHVYKLGVLATPAVAYLVKTEGASAGVMISASHNPALDNGIKFFGGDGFKLDDEKEAEIEALLDATEDTFPRPSAEGLGTLVDYPEGLRKYEGYLVSTGTPLEGMKVALDTANGAASTSARQIFADLGAQLTVIGETPDGLNINLNVGSTHPEALQEVVKESQSAIGLAFDGDSDRLIAVDENGDIVDGDKIMYIIGKYLSEKGQLAQNTIVTTVMSNLGFHKALESAGINKAVTAVGDRYVVEEMRKSGYNLGGEQSGHVILMDYNTTGDGQLSAVQLTKIMKETGKSLSQLASEVTIYPQKLVNIRVENAMKEKAMEVPAIKTIIEKMEEEMAGNGRILVRPSGTEPLLRVMAEAPTTEEVNYYVDTIAAVVKDEIGID
- the cdaA gene encoding diadenylate cyclase CdaA, producing MNFQQLSNLQYWTSLFSSPWSIVTNLIDILIVTYILYHFTKAIAGTKIMILVRGVLVFILAQILSNMIGLTTISWLINQIITYGVIAAVVIFSPEIRTGLERLGRATDFFSNAPISAEEQMVRAFVKSVEYMSPRKIGALVVVQRVRTLQEYISTGIPLDAKISAELLINIFIPNTPLHDGAVIIKEDRIAVTSAYLPLTEDTGISKEFGTRHRAAIGLSEVSDALTFVVSEETGGISITYNGVFKHDLTLEEFESELRRILLPKSEKKQGLKERLLGGLKHEKK
- a CDS encoding CdaR family protein is translated as MRKNSLYIISSFFFACILFIYATLTNYQNSNSARQVRTETYTNTVLNVPIDIQYDSDQYFISGFTSEVTVFLTGSNRVALASEMQESTRKFKVTADLSDASVGTIEVPLTIENLPSGLTAVATPQKITVKVGKKAKRDNVIVVPEIDPSQIDSRVKIDTVTVSDEKVTVISDEETLSKVDRVIAILPTSERITRNYSSSVPLQAVDKNGNVLPSVIMPFDTTMKITTKTATSSSSNSSTSSSEGSSSSTSSETKSDSSKQ